In a genomic window of Siniperca chuatsi isolate FFG_IHB_CAS linkage group LG1, ASM2008510v1, whole genome shotgun sequence:
- the chst1 gene encoding carbohydrate sulfotransferase 1, whose protein sequence is MQCSWKAVILLALASIAIQYTAIRTLTSKPFQLCPLPSPQNCGLGGQETEPPFERGAAGGGGCDDYPYFSINATRKTHILVLATTRSGSSFVGQLLNQHQEVFYLFEPLYHVQTTLIPRLSHSRNAADRRVMLGASRDLLRSLYGCDLYFLESYIKPTPTNHTTDKLFRRGASRALCQQPVCDAFGPADVNVEEGDCVKKCPALNMTLATEACREKRHVAIKIVRVPEIGDLRALVEDPRLNIKVIQLVRDPRGILSSRIETFRDTYRLWRIWRATGRRPYNLDLSQLTVVCEDFLSSVSTGLNHPYWLKGKYMLVRYEDLARNPLLKTKEIYDYLGLPLDKNVEDWIHANTRGSNEPSAKHKFGTVRDSAANAESWRLKLSYDMVEYTQTVCQKVLHQLGYKAVKSVEELKNMSLSLVQDKTFVPFL, encoded by the coding sequence ATGCAATGTTCCTGGAAGGCAGTGATTCTGCTGGCCTTGGCCTCCATTGCCATCCAGTACACGGCCATCCGGACACTCACCTCCAAGCCTTTCCAGCTGTGCCCGTTGCCCAGCCCCCAGAACTGTGGTCTGGGGGGCCAGGAGACAGAACCTCCCTTtgagagaggagcagcaggcggTGGAGGCTGCGATGACTACCCTTACTTTTCCATCAATGCCACACGTAAAACCCACATCCTGGTCCTGGCCACCACCCGTAGTGGCTCCTCCTTTGTTGGCCAGCTGCTCAACCAGCACCAGGAGGTATTCTACCTGTTTGAGCCTCTTTATCATGTTCAGACCACACTGATTCCACGTCTGTCACACAGCCGCAATGCTGCAGATCGGCGTGTGATGCTGGGCGCCAGTCGAGACCTCCTGCGTAGTCTGTACGGTTGCGACCTCTATTTCCTTGAGAGCTATATCAAACCAACGCCCACGAACCACACCACAGATAAACTGTTCCGTCGTGGTGCCAGCCGAGCATTGTGCCAGCAACCTGTATGTGATGCCTTTGGTCCTGCTGATGTTAATGTAGAGGAAGGGGACTGTGTTAAGAAATGTCCAGCTCTAAACATGACCTTAGCAACAGAGGCATGCCGCGAGAAGCGGCACGTGGCAATCAAAATAGTTCGGGTGCCGGAGATTGGAGATCTACGCGCTTTAGTGGAAGACCCACGGCTGAATATCAAAGTGATTCAACTCGTCAGAGACCCGCGTGGTATCCTGTCATCACGGATTGAGACATTCAGGGATACATATCGTCTGTGGCGTATTTGGAGGGCCACGGGGCGAAGACCCTATAATCTAGACTTGAGTCAGCTTACAGTTGTCTGTGAAGACTTTCTCAGTTCTGTTTCAACTGGTCTCAACCATCCCTATTGGCTGAAAGGGAAATACATGTTGGTTCGCTATGAGGATTTGGCTAGAAATCCGCTTCTGAAGACAAAGGAGATCTATGACTATCTGGGGCTGCCTTTGGATAAAAATGTGGAAGACTGGATACATGCAAATACTCGAGGCAGCAATGAGCCCTCAGCAAAACACAAGTTTGGTACAGTGAGGGACTCAGCAGCTAATGCAGAGAGTTGGCGTTTGAAACTGTCTTATGACATGGTAGAATACACACAGACTGTGTGTCAAAAAGTACTTCACCAGCTGGGATACAAGGCTGTGAAATCAGTAGAGGAACTGAAAAATATGTCCCTCTCACTGGTACAGGACAAAACTTTTGTACCTTTTTTGTAA